A single window of Inquilinus sp. Marseille-Q2685 DNA harbors:
- a CDS encoding aldehyde dehydrogenase, producing MMQRDDIGTFANHIGGRWEAEPETMPAVNPATGETIGRLPRSSRETARRAIAAARQAQPGWAATPVWERAKACLAIAAQIDGVRDRIARTLSLEQGKPFQEARGEVGKAADGFRLAAELVKQLRGETLPAEDPSKLVLTLRQPRGVYAVITPWNFPVNIPVEYLAPGIATGNAIVWVPAPTTSMAAVELMRAIEEAGLPPGVVNLVIGEGAVVGDEIVAHPDTNGIGFTGSPDTGRRIAERGAGKPMLLELGGNGPVLVFEDADLDRAAAAAAGGAFFNAGQVCAATGRVLAHRSIVEPLAQRLVEIARSHKLGDPLQQGTTMGPLNNPKVAAKVREHVEDAVACGATVLAGGRPRPDLGSDLFFEPTVITGVTRDMRINREETFGPVVPVLAFDDDEEALDLALDTEHGLSVGLFTADMDRALRFGEAIPAGIVNVNAGSTYWELHLPFGGGSGTKSGIGRLGGRHTLEAMTELKMISITRTHK from the coding sequence ATGATGCAGCGCGACGACATCGGGACCTTCGCCAACCATATCGGCGGGCGCTGGGAGGCGGAGCCGGAGACGATGCCGGCGGTGAACCCGGCGACCGGCGAGACGATCGGCCGGCTTCCGCGCAGCAGCCGCGAGACGGCGCGCCGCGCCATCGCTGCCGCCCGGCAGGCGCAGCCCGGCTGGGCCGCGACGCCGGTGTGGGAACGGGCCAAGGCCTGCCTCGCCATCGCCGCGCAGATCGACGGCGTGCGTGACCGCATCGCCCGCACCCTGAGCCTGGAGCAGGGCAAGCCGTTCCAGGAGGCGCGGGGCGAGGTCGGCAAGGCGGCGGACGGGTTCCGGCTGGCGGCCGAGCTGGTCAAGCAGCTGCGCGGCGAGACGCTGCCGGCGGAGGACCCGAGCAAGCTGGTGCTGACCCTGCGCCAGCCGCGCGGCGTCTATGCCGTGATCACGCCCTGGAACTTCCCGGTCAACATCCCGGTCGAATACCTGGCGCCCGGCATTGCCACCGGCAATGCCATCGTCTGGGTACCGGCGCCGACCACCTCGATGGCTGCGGTCGAGCTGATGCGCGCGATCGAGGAAGCGGGGCTGCCGCCCGGCGTGGTCAATCTGGTGATCGGGGAGGGAGCGGTGGTCGGTGACGAGATCGTCGCCCATCCGGACACCAACGGCATCGGCTTCACCGGCAGCCCGGATACCGGCCGGCGCATCGCCGAGCGCGGCGCCGGCAAGCCGATGCTGCTGGAGCTCGGCGGCAACGGGCCGGTGCTGGTGTTCGAGGACGCCGATCTCGACCGCGCCGCCGCGGCCGCGGCCGGCGGCGCCTTCTTCAACGCCGGCCAGGTCTGCGCCGCCACCGGCCGGGTGCTGGCCCATCGCAGCATCGTCGAGCCCTTGGCGCAGCGGCTGGTCGAGATAGCCCGGTCGCACAAGCTGGGCGACCCGCTGCAGCAGGGCACCACCATGGGGCCGCTGAACAACCCCAAGGTCGCGGCCAAGGTGCGCGAGCATGTCGAGGATGCCGTCGCCTGCGGCGCCACGGTCCTGGCCGGCGGCCGGCCGCGGCCGGATCTGGGCAGCGACCTGTTCTTCGAGCCGACCGTGATCACCGGCGTCACCCGCGACATGCGGATCAACCGGGAGGAGACGTTCGGCCCGGTGGTCCCTGTGCTGGCCTTCGACGACGACGAGGAGGCGCTGGACCTGGCGCTGGACACCGAGCACGGCCTCAGCGTCGGCCTGTTCACCGCCGACATGGACCGGGCGCTGCGCTTCGGCGAGGCGATCCCGGCCGGCATCGTCAACGTCAACGCCGGCAGCACCTATTGGGAGCTGCACCTGCCCTTCGGCGGCGGCAGCGGCACCAAGAGCGGCATCGGCCGGCTCGGCGGCCGCCACACGCTCGAGGCGATGACCGAACTCAAGATGATCTCGATCACCCGGACCCATAAATGA
- a CDS encoding amidohydrolase/deacetylase family metallohydrolase, translated as MAFDLVLRNGRVIDPSQGIDRVADVAFAEGRVVTVGTGLDPGGAAVRDVSGLIVTPGLIDLHTHVYWGGTSLGIDAEEFARMSAVTTCVDTGSAGPGSFPGFRRHVIEPSRIRILVYLHVSFAGIFGFSSRVMVGESHDIRLMAARDAVEVAEANRDVIIGIKVRIGRIASGPSGIAPLDVALQVADETGLPLMVHIDEPPPSYEAVVDRLRPGDVLTHCFRPFPNAPVTGDGKVKREVLAARERGVLFDIGHGMGSFGWKTARAMLDQGFKPDTISSDVHALCIKGPAYDQVTTLSKFLALGMPLDEVIAASTVNAARAVGRPELGTFKPGSVGDASILSLKDGAFPLEDVRGEVVTADRRLFAEGVVVGGRWWHPEGTE; from the coding sequence ATGGCCTTCGATCTCGTGCTCCGGAACGGTCGGGTGATCGACCCGTCGCAAGGCATCGACCGCGTCGCCGATGTCGCCTTCGCCGAAGGCAGGGTCGTGACCGTCGGGACCGGCCTGGATCCCGGCGGTGCCGCCGTCCGCGATGTGTCCGGCCTGATCGTGACGCCGGGGCTGATCGACCTGCACACCCATGTCTACTGGGGCGGCACCTCGCTCGGCATCGACGCCGAGGAGTTCGCGCGGATGAGCGCGGTCACCACCTGCGTCGACACCGGCAGCGCCGGGCCCGGCAGCTTCCCCGGTTTCCGCAGACATGTGATCGAGCCGAGCCGGATCCGCATCCTGGTCTATCTGCACGTCTCCTTCGCCGGGATCTTCGGCTTCTCCAGCCGGGTCATGGTCGGCGAGAGCCACGATATCCGGCTTATGGCCGCGCGCGATGCCGTGGAGGTGGCCGAGGCCAACCGCGACGTGATCATCGGTATCAAGGTGCGGATCGGCCGCATCGCCAGCGGCCCGTCCGGCATCGCCCCGCTCGACGTCGCGCTGCAGGTGGCGGACGAGACCGGCCTGCCGCTGATGGTGCATATCGACGAGCCGCCGCCCTCCTACGAGGCGGTGGTGGACCGGCTGCGGCCGGGCGACGTGCTGACCCACTGCTTCCGGCCCTTCCCGAACGCGCCGGTCACCGGCGACGGCAAGGTCAAGCGCGAGGTGCTGGCGGCGCGCGAGCGCGGCGTGCTGTTCGACATCGGCCACGGCATGGGCTCGTTCGGCTGGAAGACCGCGCGGGCGATGCTCGACCAGGGCTTCAAGCCCGACACCATCTCCTCCGACGTGCACGCGCTGTGCATCAAGGGCCCGGCCTACGACCAGGTGACGACGCTGTCGAAATTCCTGGCGCTGGGCATGCCGCTCGACGAGGTGATCGCGGCCTCGACCGTCAACGCCGCCAGGGCTGTGGGACGGCCCGAGCTCGGCACCTTCAAGCCCGGCAGCGTCGGCGACGCCAGCATCCTGTCGCTGAAGGACGGCGCCTTCCCGCTGGAGGATGTGCGCGGCGAGGTCGTCACCGCCGACCGGCGGCTCTTCGCCGAGGGCGTCGTGGTGGGCGGGCGCTGGTGGCATCCGGAAGGAACGGAATGA
- a CDS encoding ABC transporter ATP-binding protein, translated as MTSINIRAVSKSYAQHRVLKGLDLDIADGEFISFLGPSGCGKSTLLYCIAGLEEITTGSILFDGRDISGLAPRDRNIALVFQDYALYPHMAVRDNMAFPLRQQKVAAEDIRRQVAWAAELLGLEELLDRSPAELSGGQRQRVAVGRAIVRNPAALLMDEPLSNLDASLRVRMRTEIKRLQRELAVTTIFVTHDQEEAMVLSDRIAVMHDGVLQQFADPMAVYREPANQFVAGFIGSPQMNFLPGSAVSGGQDDSRVVGIRPHDLTPSEGPEDGALSLTGELALIEPAGPVHFLDVLVGDRMVKATCSDPDGLRPGASLTLTAPDRSIHLFDRASGARV; from the coding sequence ATGACCTCGATCAACATCCGCGCCGTGTCCAAGAGCTACGCCCAGCACCGGGTGCTGAAGGGGCTCGACCTCGACATCGCCGACGGCGAGTTCATCTCCTTCCTCGGCCCCTCCGGCTGCGGCAAGAGCACGCTGCTCTACTGCATCGCCGGGCTGGAGGAGATCACCACCGGCAGCATCCTGTTCGACGGGCGCGACATCAGCGGCCTGGCGCCGCGCGACCGCAACATCGCCCTGGTGTTCCAGGACTACGCCCTCTACCCGCACATGGCGGTGCGCGACAACATGGCCTTCCCGCTGCGCCAGCAGAAAGTGGCGGCGGAGGACATCAGGCGCCAGGTGGCCTGGGCGGCGGAACTGCTGGGGCTGGAGGAACTGCTGGACCGGTCGCCGGCCGAGCTGTCGGGCGGCCAGCGCCAGCGCGTGGCGGTCGGCCGCGCCATCGTCCGCAACCCGGCGGCCCTCTTGATGGACGAGCCGCTGTCCAACCTCGACGCCAGCCTGCGGGTGCGGATGCGCACCGAGATCAAGCGGCTGCAGCGGGAACTGGCGGTGACCACGATCTTCGTCACCCATGACCAGGAGGAGGCGATGGTCCTGTCGGACCGGATCGCCGTGATGCATGACGGCGTGCTGCAGCAATTCGCCGACCCGATGGCGGTGTATCGCGAGCCTGCCAACCAGTTCGTCGCCGGCTTCATCGGCAGCCCGCAGATGAACTTCCTGCCTGGCTCCGCCGTCTCCGGCGGCCAGGACGACAGCCGCGTGGTCGGCATCCGCCCGCACGACCTGACGCCGTCGGAGGGGCCGGAGGACGGGGCGCTGTCCCTGACCGGCGAGCTGGCGCTGATCGAGCCGGCCGGGCCGGTGCATTTCCTCGACGTGCTGGTCGGCGACCGCATGGTCAAGGCCACCTGCAGCGACCCCGACGGCCTGCGCCCGGGCGCCAGCCTGACCCTGACCGCGCCCGACCGCAGCATCCACCTGTTCGACCGCGCCAGCGGCGCCCGGGTCTAG
- a CDS encoding ABC transporter permease subunit — protein sequence MSITIPQAPVLDRPRRRIGRIPGFAYGAVAPTLAIVIAVVGLPLAYSLYLSLHRTNPITKRWIFVGLDNYAGMLGNAEFWAALGRTAYFAAFSVIGTTLIGMAMALVLNERFAGRGVLRSVMLVPWAMAPVSVGVLWSFVYAGDYGTLNGLLTDLGLGSLVTPWLGDGFRALNLVALTQVWNQAPLTALLLLAGLQSMPGNLHRAAMLDGAGPVARFFAITLPWLKPNLLFIAIIATINSLMAFDILWIMTRGGPGAATTVFAWLGYLYSFQFLKFGEGAAILYGLTILSFVLAILYFLVLGPRQRRRAAVVSEGTDGGRVGAGRRHAMVTLPPYRPRARLPRRVEAALARFGFAFAALLIFLWSALPVIALVLMSITPASDLIRMPPTVVPSGFTLQNFTAVLAPELASGNETSVQAKRVPLSLLNSFVVGVVVVTISVALGTLAGYAFARHGKARFFRISLWGLLLTRMTPALTLVLPFFVIFRTLGLIDTRTGLVIAYSSILLPLSAWMMKSYFEGIPASLDRAALIDGCSRLKMLWKILLPVARPGIIAAAIFCFLVSWNEFLFALILTSTPNAQTIPVVLSGFLSQARFYEYGPMFAASVLSIAPPVLVAFLFQRYLVQGALSGAVKG from the coding sequence GTGTCGATCACCATTCCGCAAGCACCCGTCCTGGACCGTCCGCGCCGCCGCATCGGCCGGATTCCGGGCTTCGCCTATGGCGCGGTGGCGCCGACGCTGGCGATCGTCATCGCTGTCGTCGGCCTGCCGCTGGCCTACAGCCTGTATCTCAGCCTGCACCGCACCAACCCGATCACCAAGCGCTGGATCTTCGTCGGGCTCGACAACTATGCCGGCATGCTCGGCAATGCCGAGTTCTGGGCGGCGCTGGGCCGCACCGCCTATTTCGCCGCCTTCTCGGTGATCGGCACCACGCTGATCGGCATGGCCATGGCCCTCGTGCTGAACGAACGCTTTGCCGGCCGCGGCGTCCTGCGCAGCGTCATGCTGGTGCCCTGGGCGATGGCGCCGGTCTCGGTCGGCGTGCTGTGGTCCTTCGTCTATGCCGGCGACTACGGCACGCTGAACGGCCTGCTGACCGATCTCGGCCTCGGATCCCTGGTCACGCCCTGGCTCGGCGACGGCTTTCGCGCGCTGAACCTCGTCGCCCTGACCCAGGTTTGGAACCAGGCGCCACTGACGGCCCTGCTACTGCTGGCCGGGTTGCAGTCGATGCCGGGGAACCTGCACCGGGCGGCGATGCTGGACGGCGCCGGTCCGGTCGCCCGCTTCTTCGCCATCACGCTGCCATGGCTGAAGCCCAACCTACTGTTCATCGCCATCATCGCCACGATCAACTCGCTGATGGCCTTCGACATCCTGTGGATCATGACCCGCGGCGGGCCCGGAGCCGCCACCACGGTCTTCGCCTGGCTCGGCTACCTCTATTCCTTCCAGTTCCTGAAGTTCGGGGAAGGGGCGGCGATCCTCTACGGTCTCACCATCCTCAGCTTCGTCCTGGCGATCCTCTATTTCCTGGTGCTCGGGCCGCGGCAGCGCCGCCGCGCCGCTGTTGTATCCGAAGGCACGGACGGCGGCCGCGTCGGTGCCGGCCGGCGGCACGCCATGGTGACGCTGCCGCCCTATCGGCCGCGGGCACGGCTGCCCCGGCGGGTCGAGGCCGCCCTGGCCCGCTTCGGCTTCGCCTTCGCCGCGCTGCTGATCTTCCTGTGGTCGGCCCTGCCGGTGATCGCGCTGGTGCTGATGAGCATCACCCCGGCCTCGGACCTGATCCGCATGCCTCCCACCGTCGTGCCCAGCGGCTTCACCCTGCAGAACTTCACCGCAGTCCTGGCGCCGGAGCTGGCCAGCGGCAACGAGACCAGCGTCCAGGCCAAGCGGGTGCCGCTGTCGCTGCTGAACAGCTTCGTCGTCGGCGTGGTGGTGGTGACGATCAGCGTCGCGCTCGGCACCCTGGCCGGCTACGCCTTCGCCCGGCACGGCAAGGCCCGCTTCTTCCGGATCAGCCTGTGGGGCCTGCTGCTGACCCGGATGACCCCGGCGCTGACGCTGGTGCTGCCCTTCTTCGTCATCTTCCGCACCCTGGGGCTGATCGACACCCGCACCGGGCTGGTGATCGCCTACAGCAGCATCCTGCTGCCGCTCAGCGCCTGGATGATGAAGAGCTATTTCGAGGGCATCCCCGCCAGCCTGGACCGGGCGGCGCTGATCGACGGCTGCTCGCGGCTGAAGATGCTGTGGAAGATCCTGCTGCCGGTGGCCCGGCCGGGCATCATCGCCGCCGCGATCTTCTGCTTCCTGGTCAGCTGGAACGAGTTCCTGTTCGCGCTGATCCTGACCTCGACGCCCAACGCGCAGACCATCCCGGTGGTGCTGTCGGGCTTCCTCAGCCAGGCGCGCTTCTACGAATACGGGCCGATGTTCGCCGCCAGCGTGCTGTCGATCGCCCCGCCGGTGCTCGTCGCCTTCCTGTTCCAACGCTACCTCGTCCAGGGCGCGCTCTCCGGCGCCGTCAAGGGCTAG
- a CDS encoding ABC transporter substrate-binding protein, with translation MDKDLLGRYLMSRRRVLQGAALGAGAAATGLGSRWARAAPATPLSFIGWQFQPQIVEENVNTFKSLYDEAVNYELVTGDYHPVVETKLTGGQRIDMLYAEEDHIARWCAAEWTRDLEGLDGVDEVKAGMFPVSVKSMSLPDGRLAGLPYYAGHNAFIYNEEHLQKAGLSVPDSWDSLLDACRKLKKDGVSDAPYNSAWGQKWPELSWSIFACWYAEGAPVFDEKNDFVDDAALRKVLETHRALYKEQLVAADIMTLPNEGVPSYATGRHTFMVLHDYDQKVANDPKLSKAAGKVKNALMPGRTKSTFAWTAVYMMGAQPSDVDRTWNLLRFFGGKSKDGQYHVIKRWALEFGLGSAYKEVMADPEVVASFGRWRDLAVTNKQLELATSRDVAKQIWFPEWDLFMMQRVQEYIRGSMSTDQIVDELGKKVAELKQQYQ, from the coding sequence ATGGATAAGGATCTGCTGGGTCGTTATCTGATGTCCCGCAGGCGTGTGCTGCAGGGCGCCGCCCTGGGGGCGGGGGCCGCCGCCACGGGCCTCGGCAGCCGGTGGGCCCGTGCCGCGCCGGCCACGCCGCTGAGCTTCATCGGCTGGCAGTTCCAGCCGCAGATCGTCGAAGAGAACGTCAACACCTTCAAGTCGCTGTACGACGAGGCCGTCAATTACGAGCTGGTGACCGGCGACTATCACCCGGTGGTCGAGACCAAGCTGACCGGCGGCCAGCGCATCGACATGCTGTATGCCGAGGAGGACCACATCGCCCGCTGGTGCGCGGCGGAGTGGACGCGCGACCTGGAGGGCCTGGACGGCGTCGACGAGGTGAAGGCCGGCATGTTCCCGGTCAGCGTCAAATCGATGTCGCTGCCCGACGGCCGGCTGGCGGGGCTGCCCTACTACGCCGGGCACAACGCCTTCATCTACAACGAGGAGCATCTGCAGAAGGCCGGCCTCTCGGTGCCCGACAGCTGGGATTCGCTGCTGGACGCCTGCCGCAAGCTGAAGAAGGACGGCGTGTCGGATGCGCCGTACAACAGCGCCTGGGGCCAGAAATGGCCGGAGCTGTCCTGGAGCATCTTCGCCTGCTGGTACGCCGAAGGCGCGCCGGTCTTCGACGAGAAGAACGACTTCGTCGACGACGCCGCCCTGCGCAAGGTGCTGGAGACGCACCGGGCCCTGTACAAGGAACAGCTGGTGGCCGCCGACATCATGACGCTGCCGAATGAAGGCGTGCCCAGCTACGCCACCGGCCGCCACACCTTCATGGTGCTGCACGACTACGACCAGAAGGTCGCCAACGATCCCAAGCTCTCCAAGGCCGCCGGCAAGGTGAAGAACGCCTTGATGCCGGGCAGGACCAAATCGACCTTCGCCTGGACCGCCGTCTACATGATGGGGGCGCAGCCGAGCGACGTCGACCGCACCTGGAACCTGCTGCGCTTCTTCGGCGGCAAGTCCAAGGACGGCCAGTACCATGTGATCAAGCGCTGGGCGCTCGAATTCGGCCTCGGCTCCGCCTACAAGGAGGTGATGGCGGACCCCGAAGTCGTCGCCAGCTTCGGCCGGTGGCGCGACCTCGCCGTGACCAACAAGCAGCTCGAGCTCGCCACCTCCCGCGACGTCGCCAAGCAGATCTGGTTCCCGGAATGGGACCTGTTCATGATGCAGCGGGTCCAGGAATACATCCGCGGTTCCATGTCGACCGACCAGATCGTCGACGAGCTCGGCAAGAAGGTGGCCGAGCTGAAGCAGCAGTACCAGTAG
- a CDS encoding ROK family transcriptional regulator, giving the protein MSTGKMSGRVIGAVEEDALPSLGTPAEGAKPRPPSLLSPSRMGDLNRGRLLQSLFDLGPTSRADLARHIGVNRATITGIVQPLIDDGILVEGEPASSGGAGGKPARPLQFSRDAPQIGAVALSHGSVRTALVSWTGEISALERAAFPTDGGDPGQAVAAVAGALAHTLSAARQPPLGIGVAAAGMIDRDRGVIVKVNLAPVLSGLALGAELEERTGLPVYLDHHPRALLLADRWFGTGRSLRTFAVLYLSDVIGGALQLDGHLQSGPAGAGGELGHTFVQIDGEICACGRRGCWETVATIGWLRRQAQAAGLPGAEEMTPALLAGLAEAGSGAAERLLDLYARNIAVGIANLQQTLAPNHFVLHGEVVEAGERLRAAIEAHVGLLVPPRPGSEPRVLLTDQRGLATLRGAAGIVLSRRLQFQL; this is encoded by the coding sequence ATGTCGACTGGAAAGATGTCAGGCCGGGTGATCGGCGCCGTCGAGGAGGACGCCCTGCCGTCACTCGGCACGCCGGCCGAGGGGGCGAAGCCACGCCCCCCCTCCCTGCTGTCCCCGTCCAGGATGGGCGATCTCAACCGCGGCCGGCTGCTGCAGTCGCTGTTCGACCTCGGGCCGACCAGCCGCGCCGACCTGGCCCGCCATATCGGCGTCAACCGCGCCACCATCACCGGCATCGTCCAGCCGCTGATCGACGACGGCATCCTGGTGGAGGGCGAGCCCGCCTCGTCCGGCGGCGCCGGCGGCAAGCCGGCCCGGCCGCTGCAGTTCTCGCGCGACGCGCCGCAGATCGGGGCGGTGGCGCTGAGCCACGGCTCGGTGCGCACCGCGCTGGTGTCCTGGACCGGCGAGATCTCCGCCCTCGAACGCGCGGCGTTCCCGACCGACGGCGGCGATCCCGGCCAGGCGGTCGCGGCCGTCGCCGGCGCCCTGGCGCACACCCTGTCGGCCGCCCGGCAACCGCCGCTGGGCATCGGCGTTGCCGCGGCCGGCATGATCGACCGCGACCGCGGCGTCATCGTCAAGGTCAACCTGGCGCCGGTCCTGTCCGGCCTGGCCCTCGGCGCGGAGTTGGAGGAGCGGACCGGCCTGCCGGTCTATCTCGACCACCATCCGCGGGCGCTGCTGCTGGCCGACCGCTGGTTCGGCACCGGCCGCAGCCTGCGGACCTTCGCGGTGCTGTACCTGTCCGACGTGATCGGCGGCGCCCTGCAGCTGGACGGGCATCTGCAGAGCGGGCCGGCCGGGGCGGGCGGCGAGCTGGGCCACACCTTCGTCCAGATCGACGGCGAGATCTGCGCCTGCGGCCGCCGCGGCTGCTGGGAGACGGTGGCGACCATCGGCTGGCTGCGGCGCCAGGCGCAGGCCGCCGGCCTGCCCGGGGCCGAGGAGATGACCCCTGCCCTGCTGGCCGGGCTGGCCGAAGCGGGCTCCGGGGCGGCGGAGCGGCTGCTGGACCTCTATGCCCGCAACATCGCGGTCGGCATTGCCAACCTGCAGCAGACGCTGGCGCCCAACCACTTCGTGCTGCACGGCGAGGTGGTCGAGGCCGGGGAACGGCTGCGGGCCGCGATCGAGGCGCATGTCGGCCTGCTGGTGCCGCCGCGGCCCGGCAGCGAGCCCCGCGTCCTGCTGACCGACCAGAGGGGCCTCGCCACCCTGCGCGGGGCGGCGGGCATCGTGCTGTCACGCCGGCTTCAGTTCCAGCTGTAG
- a CDS encoding Gfo/Idh/MocA family protein: MIGIGIIGAGYFGAIHARAIAAVPGARVAAVCRQDIAAARAFAREHGGSPYNHWQALLDDPSVDTVLIATPHHLHADMAIAAARAGKHILLEKPMAPTVAECDAINAAVAEAGVRLMIGHVMHFALPCLAAREIVGSGRIGRPVLGSSWLIKLWMEANRQAWHLSPKTGGGMLLTAGIHALDRLVWLMDGDVAAVSAMAGTHFHDQEADDTALMLLRFADGRIGQVASVGYRDGGVGFAMDLVCEAGTLRIDFGQGVSIGRGGAWAPVPNSIEPDWMQRAVEREWRAMIALIQGDAANPVDGGYARHIIACIEAAMQAERSRREVAVASARG, from the coding sequence ATGATCGGCATCGGCATCATCGGCGCCGGCTATTTCGGCGCGATCCATGCGCGGGCCATCGCCGCCGTGCCGGGGGCGCGGGTCGCGGCGGTCTGCCGCCAGGACATCGCCGCCGCCCGGGCCTTCGCTCGGGAGCATGGCGGCAGCCCCTATAACCATTGGCAGGCGCTGCTCGACGACCCGTCGGTCGACACGGTGCTGATCGCCACGCCGCACCACCTGCATGCCGACATGGCGATCGCCGCGGCGCGGGCGGGCAAGCACATCCTGCTCGAAAAACCGATGGCGCCGACCGTCGCCGAATGCGACGCGATCAACGCCGCGGTGGCAGAGGCCGGTGTCCGTCTCATGATCGGCCACGTCATGCATTTCGCGCTGCCCTGTCTCGCCGCCCGTGAGATCGTCGGCAGCGGCCGGATCGGCCGGCCGGTCCTCGGCAGCAGCTGGCTGATCAAGCTGTGGATGGAGGCGAACCGCCAAGCCTGGCACCTGTCGCCGAAGACCGGCGGCGGCATGCTGCTGACCGCGGGGATCCATGCGCTCGACCGGCTGGTCTGGTTGATGGATGGCGATGTGGCGGCGGTCTCTGCCATGGCCGGCACCCATTTCCACGACCAGGAGGCCGACGACACGGCGCTGATGCTGCTGCGCTTCGCCGACGGCCGGATCGGCCAGGTGGCGAGCGTCGGCTATCGCGACGGCGGCGTCGGCTTCGCCATGGACCTGGTCTGCGAGGCCGGGACCCTGCGGATCGACTTCGGCCAAGGCGTCTCGATCGGCCGGGGCGGGGCCTGGGCCCCGGTGCCGAACTCGATCGAGCCGGACTGGATGCAGCGCGCGGTCGAGCGCGAATGGCGGGCGATGATCGCCCTGATCCAGGGCGACGCGGCGAACCCGGTGGATGGCGGCTATGCCCGGCACATCATCGCCTGCATCGAGGCGGCGATGCAGGCGGAACGGTCGCGCCGCGAAGTCGCCGTCGCCTCGGCACGGGGCTGA
- a CDS encoding Gfo/Idh/MocA family protein, which translates to MARVALAGVGHWHAGMHWEAARSAGAEVVAAWDPEPAVAAGFATAHGIPHHPSVEAVIAMKPDLTVVMGRPDQVPALALACIEAGLPIVLEKPAAVSTAALEPLAEAARRRGLFVAIPLPNRCGPIWAEIEALKAAGRLGPVSHAQFRIVNGPPDRYRLDGVPWVLDPAIGGGGALRNLGIHGIDAALALSGGADLAVVSASVDRRLHGEAVEEYAIVVLRAPDGMIATVEAGYTYASMAPGGDFEWRVSARNAYLLDRGDACRVATLDDGRTRDLAPILPADRYKAFMTDTLDRLERGAAPSVGIADYLRTMRLIDRAYEEAAA; encoded by the coding sequence ATGGCCCGGGTGGCCTTGGCGGGCGTGGGGCATTGGCATGCGGGGATGCATTGGGAGGCGGCCCGGTCGGCTGGTGCGGAGGTGGTCGCCGCCTGGGATCCGGAGCCCGCGGTGGCAGCCGGATTCGCTACGGCGCACGGCATTCCCCATCATCCCTCGGTCGAAGCCGTCATCGCCATGAAGCCTGACCTGACCGTCGTCATGGGCCGGCCGGACCAGGTGCCGGCGCTGGCCCTGGCCTGCATCGAGGCAGGCCTGCCGATCGTGCTGGAGAAGCCGGCTGCGGTCTCGACCGCCGCCCTCGAGCCGCTGGCGGAGGCGGCGCGGCGCCGCGGCCTGTTCGTCGCGATTCCCCTGCCGAACCGCTGCGGCCCGATCTGGGCCGAGATCGAGGCGCTGAAGGCCGCCGGCCGGCTCGGCCCGGTCTCGCACGCGCAGTTCCGGATCGTGAACGGCCCACCGGACCGCTACCGGCTGGACGGGGTGCCCTGGGTGCTCGACCCGGCGATCGGCGGCGGCGGGGCCCTGCGCAATCTCGGCATCCACGGCATCGACGCCGCGCTGGCCCTGTCCGGCGGCGCCGATCTCGCCGTCGTCTCGGCCTCGGTCGACCGGCGCCTGCATGGCGAGGCGGTGGAGGAATACGCTATCGTCGTCCTGCGGGCGCCGGACGGCATGATCGCAACGGTGGAGGCGGGATACACCTATGCCTCGATGGCGCCGGGCGGCGACTTCGAATGGCGCGTCTCGGCCCGCAACGCCTATCTGCTCGATCGCGGCGATGCCTGCCGCGTCGCCACGCTCGACGACGGACGGACGCGCGATCTGGCGCCGATCCTGCCGGCGGATCGCTACAAGGCCTTCATGACGGACACATTGGACCGCCTCGAGCGCGGCGCGGCGCCGTCGGTCGGGATCGCGGACTATCTGCGGACCATGCGCCTGATCGACCGGGCTTATGAGGAGGCTGCAGCATGA
- a CDS encoding FadR/GntR family transcriptional regulator, which produces MKEIKPLARPPLLHVSVQESLKSYIDDNALAPGAPLPPENDLAQQLGVSRNSVREAIKALESLGILETRRGIGVFVKAFSFEPLLANLAYGLGGALREVEEVLEIRRVLEVGLIGKTIQLIGEADLAELKDTVERMRCRAERNESFAEEDQQFHHLLFRCQNNRMLTSLIDVFWMAFYKASDFVNLANVDPMATWRDHQEICAAIEARDVTAARSRLDQHYDGIARLLATRKGAKTEN; this is translated from the coding sequence ATGAAGGAGATCAAGCCGCTCGCCCGGCCGCCCCTGCTCCACGTCTCGGTGCAGGAGAGCCTGAAGAGCTATATCGACGACAACGCCCTGGCCCCCGGCGCGCCGCTGCCGCCGGAGAACGACTTGGCGCAACAGCTCGGGGTCAGCCGCAACTCGGTGCGCGAGGCGATCAAGGCGCTGGAATCGCTCGGCATCCTGGAAACGCGGCGCGGCATCGGCGTGTTCGTGAAGGCGTTCTCGTTCGAGCCGCTGCTGGCGAACCTGGCCTACGGGCTGGGCGGCGCGCTGCGCGAGGTCGAGGAGGTGCTGGAGATCCGCCGCGTGCTGGAGGTCGGGCTGATCGGCAAGACCATCCAGCTGATCGGCGAGGCGGACCTGGCGGAGCTGAAGGACACGGTCGAGCGCATGCGCTGCCGGGCCGAGCGCAACGAGAGCTTCGCCGAGGAGGACCAGCAGTTCCACCACCTGCTGTTCCGCTGCCAGAACAACCGCATGCTGACCAGCCTGATCGATGTGTTCTGGATGGCCTTCTACAAGGCGTCCGACTTCGTGAACCTGGCCAATGTCGACCCGATGGCCACCTGGCGCGACCACCAGGAGATCTGTGCCGCGATCGAGGCGCGCGACGTGACCGCGGCCCGCAGCCGGCTCGACCAGCACTATGACGGGATCGCCCGTCTCCTCGCGACCCGGAAGGGCGCGAAGACAGAAAACTGA